Genomic segment of Apium graveolens cultivar Ventura chromosome 7, ASM990537v1, whole genome shotgun sequence:
TCGAATCGAGTCTTTAACGAGTCGAACTTCAGTTTATTTGCGAACGGCTCTACAGAAGACATTGTAGAGACGTTTTAGACTACTTTATTAGTTCTAAACTCTAGTACTTACACAGGGTTGTTTTATTTTGTGCAAACGCGCAAATTTATAATGTTAAGTTATTTTGACCGACGGTATTACTGTTAATGCAGGACGTTCACCGTTATTATAAAAGATAAACTAATCAAGATGTATTAAACTTATAATAAAAAAGCGATATAAATGAACCGGAAATAAGATCCAAGTAATAAATGCCTAAGTTTTCTTGAGGTCCCAACTCCAGTAGGACCCCATGCATCATTAACCCTGTGTTATGTGTTCTCGAGTTCACAAACGAAAAGAAAAGGATGAAAATGAGttatttctttcttttttttgattttttttaaagtgGGAAGAAAATTTTGTAACAAATATTAAAGGATTTTTTCCcaaaatttttaaatttcttttccttcctgaaaAATTACTCAAGAACAAGTCAATGATATTTAAAATTTCTCttttttatttctttcaaaaaaTATATCTTGAACATAATGTAAATAACGCATACATAAATGAATCTGACTTGTATTATTATCAGTTCCCACCCTTTTTAGATAACTCAATATCTAACGATTCGTTTTTAAACGCAAAAATTGGCAGTAATCCTAGCTAAATTTGCCGTAGTATTCTTGAATCTTAATCGTTGTTAAAACAAGGAAAGGGTTGCAGGGTTGGTAACGGGTCAACCGTCAATATTTTGGAAGATCCGTGACTCCCGTCAGAGCAAAATCCTTACATTCAGACGAACAATCAGGTGTCAAAAGATCAAATGGTGTTCTTTACTCAGACAGCGATAGACCGATGGCAGTTGAGACTTTGACTTGGTAACATACATTTTCGACAGTAGAGACGCTAATATAATTTTGTGTACTTCCTAAATAGTGAAATTCATGATTTCTGTTATTGGAGAAGGGACAAGATGGGTAGTTACCCTGTTAAAATTGCGCATCCTCTTCTTCATTACCTCGAAAATAATCAAAGTGCAGCTTCAAATTCAGTTTGATAACCAGTTCTTTAAATTTAGCAGTCCAAGTTAATGATCTGTGTGCAGTTTACAATGACTCTTCTGAATCGATAGCTCACAGTTTGATAACCTGTTCTTTTGCTACTTCTTGTTGGTTACATCTTCATGATCAGCCCGTGACTAGGGAATTCAGCTTTTTCCTGGAATGGTTACAAGCATTATTTCAACTGAAAAACAAGTAAGATATTCATGATAGTGGCATATGGTGTGTTGGATGATATGGAAACATATGAACGATTTCGTATGAAATCAATGTAGTTTGGATTTTAAAGAAGCGGTTGATTCAGCTCTCGCAGGATTTGACTAGTGGAAGATGTTCATGATAAGACTTTCGATCAGTTCATAGGTTACATGACCCAGAACGACGAAGATGAACACCGGCAAACAACTATGCATAACATACAATCATTTTTGAAGATAAAAGTTGCTATAACCATGCATCTGTAGTTCGAGATCATAAAGGTAACTTAGTCGAAGCCATGCCCAAGTGTTCAAGGGACAGATCAATCCAGACCTATCGCTAGCAGAAACTCTTGTCATTAGAGAGGTTTTAAGTTGGGTTAAGGAGGAAGGACACAGTTACATGATTATCGAATATGATTGCTTACAGGCGGTTCAGGATATTCGTAACTTTATTTCCGTTCTCTCATATATGGGTAGAGTGATCAAAGAATGTCGTGACATGCTTGCGAGTTTAAGTAACAAAAGCATAAGTTTTAAATTTGTGAAACGGTACGCGATTAGAGTAGCTATTTAGCGAGGTGTAACTGTTCAATTGATGATCGATTTAGAGAATGAGAGATGTCCAATCCAAATTTCACCATGTTTTGTTAATGATATGAGTTTTTAACGTAATTCCCTTTTCTGACAAAAAAATATAATCCTTcctaaaataaaaatataaaggTATCCAGTCAAAACAAACGATTGTCACAATATACTGGACCCAATATAATTATACTATACCCGATATTATTATGCAATACATATATATGTGTAAATATATTGGCACCTACGGCACAAAAAATATTTTGCGGTACAAATCGTTTGATTTAGAAAATCTCTCAAATATAAAACTGTTGCAAGGCCATATAAAACATTAAAAATCACCGCGAGATCATTTAATAGTTTAAAATAAGTAGTTCCACATATTTCATTTATGTTTTAATCGGTGTTCAATTTGCCTCTGATCATCGAATAAAATGTGTAAAAAGTAAGAATTAGAGTTAGTTGGCAGAGGtatatgataaaaaaataaagGCCTGAAATTTGTATTCAAAATGGATCCTAAATGGCACATGTCATGATCTCATTGGATATGATACAATTAATACTAAGACCCCTTTTTCAAATAAATTTCACCAAAAAATTCATTCTAAATTGACAAGTTATTGATGTCACGTTATTTAGAATAAAAATTTTAATACTCAATTTGATACCTCTATCACTATTCATATAATAATTGATAATGATAAATGAAATTAATCTAATATTAATTTATACAAAATTGTTTGATTAATGTAATTTTTTATGTTAGGTATATATAAAATTCATAAGATTTAACTTTTGAATTGAGGTTAATTTGagagattttttttaaaagaactCGTAATTTTAACTttctaaaataaaaattatatgcATAAGAATAATAATTTCCTTATTTTTGATTCAAGTTtctagaataaaaataataactAGCCTTAAATtagtgaataaaagtaataaaacTGAAATGGGCCAACAAATCGTATTATACCAGTACAAGCAGTAAACAGGCTTCTAATATCACCTTACCTCCTGGACTCAATAAAAGCCCAACCCAGTTAACAAAACAATATGAATCCTGCAAATTTGATTCCAGGCGATTAACAAAAAAATGGTGATGATTGCAAGAGGACTATTATTATTAGCTGCTTCTAAAAGTGCGTGTAATTCGAACCAGCAGCTGAAGAAAGTGCTCTTCaatcacttgtttttacaatcTCAAAGGTACTCACTGTTATTTTATTAATCCCTTACTTTTTTTAATTCACTGTTATTGGATGCCTTAAGTTTGCTAATGATTTTAGCTTTTTACATGTTCCTTCAATTCTGTTAGCCTTGATGTAGTAAGTAATTGCTGAAATGTTAGATTAGAGTATCGAAAACTTTGCGATATTTTCGATATTTAACAAATAAAGAATCAGAGTGTTCGAGGTCACAGCACTTTAGGAATTACGGCATTATTTCACAAGGAGTTCTTATCTTATCAATGAgattatctaattatttatttatgttagGGTATACGATTTTCTATCCTACATTTTGCTAATCGAATGTCATACCAGCTACTGTCATGTTATGTGCAAGGTTTTTGGTCAAGTATCTTCTGTGTCAACACTTTATGAGAATGAAAGGTTTTACGCTAGAGGAGGTCGGTTAATCCACATGAGTCGGTGGTTGAGCCAAGTCAATGAACCCGTGAAGCCAGCTGAGGCTGCAGGAAGCTGTACACACACCGAGGGCTCTGGTGATGGTAAAATTAAGAGGAAAAAGTTGAAAGGGAAAAGAGCTGTTGTCAAGTGGTTGAAGTCCTTTAGGTTTAAGAAGAAAAGGGACTACGGAAGAATGACTGCCGAAGAAAAAATTCTGTTTAAACTGAGAAAGGTAATTTTGCTGTTGCCTTGTGTGTCATTCTTCAAATTGCGAGAAACAAACAATAGATTATAGGACACTCTCTGGCCTTAACTTATGTTAGTTCTCGAAGTTTACTTGCTTAATTTGAAAATAACTTGTTCACAAATATCAAGGACAATATATATGTGTTTCAGTGTTTGAATAAATAGGACAGGTTAAATAATAAAGAAAACCTGTCGATGTGAGATTAAACTATAACGGGTTTACTAGTGTGTTAGATGTAAAAGGTCACTGTTGAAAGTATTTCCTTTTTCCTTCAGTACTTCCGGACCTCAGTTTGACACTATGTTCTACGGTAACTTGCTAGTCTCATAGATGTTGTGAAAGGAGATACTGCTCGCATCATTTCTGAACATATTAAACTATTTCAACTTAATTTTTTAAAACAAGTATCGCATGTAAGTTATGTTGGACAACATGCTGTAAAATTTGTATGAACATCTTTCTTTGTAACTAATGTAAAGAACTAATCATAAGTAAATTATATTGTGCTTTACTCCGCCATCTCTGTAAAACAACTATCTTTGTAACTAATGTAAGGAACTGATCAGAATTAAATCATATTGTGCTTTGCTATGCTGAGTTTCTTGAAGAGTATTAAATCTGGAATTGATGAATTGCAGCTGTGGCCGATATGTGTTTACCCGATTCTCAATTAATTGAAGAATGAGCATGAGCTTTTTCTTTTTAATGAATACTTTGCATATTGGTCTATTAATTTTGATATATCTTTTTACCAGGCTCGGAAAAAAGAAGAAAGGTATCTTGAAGCTCTTAAGAAGCTCGAGCCTAAGGAATCAGCAGAAACAAAACATGACCCAGAGATATTAACACCAGAAGAGCACTTTTTCTTTTTAAAGATGGGGCAAAAAAGCAAGAATTATGTGccaattggaagaagaggtatatacCAAGGAGTAATCCTCAACATGCACTTGCACTGGAAGAAGCACCAGACTCTACAGGTAGTGGTTAAGACATTCTCCCCAGAGGAGGTAAGGGAGATTGCAGTTGAGCTGGCAAGATTGACAGGAGGGATTGTTCTTGACATTCAAGAAGATAATTCCATCATAATGTACAGAGGGAAGAACTATACTCAGCCACCAACAGAGATAATGTCACCGAGGATCACTCTCCCTCGGAAGAAGGTATGTGGTCCACTGTTCTTCACCTTATTTACATTTACCACAAATTAGTGAAAGATTTACCCTTACAAATGTCTCACAAGGCATCCATATCATGCTATAGTCTAACAAATCTCATCATCTTAGTTTTATCTAGTAAAAGTATTGGAAGATGTCCATATCCCCTTATCCACCGGTGTAGACTCAGGGTGAATATAACCCGTAGGCAAAGGTTTGGCCCGGCCGACACTTAAAATTTAGTCTGAAAAAATCAGGCCTGTTTTATCAATATATTTTTAAAtctaaaaaattatatttataaatatgaatGGTTTTTATGTATTGATTAATGTATTTGCCTATGCAGGCTTTAGACAAATCCAAATACCGGGATGGCCTTCGAGCTGTAAGGAAGTATATACCAAGACTTGAGCAGGACCTAGAGCTGCTTCGAGCAAGGGCCGAAAACCAAGCTGAAAGTAATTTGGGTTTAACTGAAGAAGGCCAAACTAAAAGTATACCTGAGGTTACTAGCAAAGCCCAATTGATCGACATTACAACTTGCAACTCCGGAAACCTTTCAAAAGAACAATTGGAAGGCTCTTTAAAGCTAAAAGAACTAATGGCTCAAAATGGTGAATACCGTGAGGATGATGATTCCACCATACACTCAGGTATGGATTCAGATTCTGAAGCCCTGTCGGATATTTTTGAGACGGAGTCTGATACTGATAATGAGAAGGAACAAAACTTATACTTGGATGAGTTTGACAAATTCCCTGCAAGGGATGACAGGCAGACAGATGATTTTGAAGTGCACCTACGTCAAATATCCGCAGACTCAAAAACGGAGAAGTCGTGGGAAAAAGATACAGAAATACCCAACCTTGACGAGGTTGATCGGATGGTTCTACGAGCTGCTTCACTTTTAAAGAAAAAGAGAAGATAATAGTTTGAATGTATTCTATGAAGTTTATGGCTAATTAGTGGATTGTATCCCAGTTTCAATATTTTAATTTCTTGGTTTGGTTGTCTTTGCATTTGCAATTGCAAATCATTTGTATAATCCCCTAGATACAACTAGTCACAAGCTGTGAGTATTTTAAATGTAATTGTTTGCAGAAGGGTCACCGAAAACATGAATAGTAAACTCCTAACTTCTTTCTTTGCTGTAGCATATTAAGCTTTCTTTCTTCTcattctttccagtttccactaaaGTAGCTTTTATCCTCAAAAACTATGGTGTCATTTACCAGCAAGTGTAGCTTGAAACCCAATATACATTTTATAAGCTTCGTTCTATACTTAATTACCACATTCATTAGTTGTCTATAGCAGAAATGTAACAAACATTTGCTATAGCAGAAAGGTAACAAACATTTGCAGCGACATGGAATGAATTTGGCATTGACAGAATTTAAACGAACCCGCAGCCACAGGTGCCCCATCCTAATTCTTCATTACACCTTTAAGATTATCGCTAGCTATTCGCAAATGACATTATTATATTATCTTCATTACAACTTTAAGATATCGCTAGCTATTCACAAAAAAATGCAAAAAAGTATTTGCATGATCTTAACATACCAAAACCAAAGAATGAAGTTATTTTGTTAGAAGATAGTTGTAATTAGTATTTTTATACTTTGTTTTCAACATTCATTTATAAAATTTCAACTATGGTTGCTAAAAATCTTTTCAGAACATATAAAACTAAAGATAACACTTTCTAAGAAGGAAACAACTTGCTTTTAGACAATCACCAAAGCTACACaatacttg
This window contains:
- the LOC141675162 gene encoding putative CRM domain-containing protein At3g25440, chloroplastic isoform X1: MVMIARGLLLLAASKSACNSNQQLKKVLFNHLFLQSQSYCHVMCKVFGQVSSVSTLYENERFYARGGRLIHMSRWLSQVNEPVKPAEAAGSCTHTEGSGDGKIKRKKLKGKRAVVKWLKSFRFKKKRDYGRMTAEEKILFKLRKARKKEERYLEALKKLEPKESAETKHDPEILTPEEHFFFLKMGQKSKNYVPIGRRGIYQGVILNMHLHWKKHQTLQVVVKTFSPEEVREIAVELARLTGGIVLDIQEDNSIIMYRGKNYTQPPTEIMSPRITLPRKKALDKSKYRDGLRAVRKYIPRLEQDLELLRARAENQAESNLGLTEEGQTKSIPEVTSKAQLIDITTCNSGNLSKEQLEGSLKLKELMAQNGEYREDDDSTIHSGMDSDSEALSDIFETESDTDNEKEQNLYLDEFDKFPARDDRQTDDFEVHLRQISADSKTEKSWEKDTEIPNLDEVDRMVLRAASLLKKKRR
- the LOC141675162 gene encoding putative CRM domain-containing protein At3g25440, chloroplastic isoform X2, which codes for MSRWLSQVNEPVKPAEAAGSCTHTEGSGDGKIKRKKLKGKRAVVKWLKSFRFKKKRDYGRMTAEEKILFKLRKARKKEERYLEALKKLEPKESAETKHDPEILTPEEHFFFLKMGQKSKNYVPIGRRGIYQGVILNMHLHWKKHQTLQVVVKTFSPEEVREIAVELARLTGGIVLDIQEDNSIIMYRGKNYTQPPTEIMSPRITLPRKKALDKSKYRDGLRAVRKYIPRLEQDLELLRARAENQAESNLGLTEEGQTKSIPEVTSKAQLIDITTCNSGNLSKEQLEGSLKLKELMAQNGEYREDDDSTIHSGMDSDSEALSDIFETESDTDNEKEQNLYLDEFDKFPARDDRQTDDFEVHLRQISADSKTEKSWEKDTEIPNLDEVDRMVLRAASLLKKKRR